One Salmo salar chromosome ssa01, Ssal_v3.1, whole genome shotgun sequence DNA window includes the following coding sequences:
- the LOC106572519 gene encoding octapeptide-repeat protein T2-like, with amino-acid sequence MPTEKQTDWAADREEDRLGCRQRSRQTGLPTDKRTDWAADREADRLGCRQRSRQTGLPTEKRIDWAADREADRLGCRQRSGQTGLPTEKRTDWAADREADRLGCRQRSGQTGLPTEKRTDWAADREADRLGCRQRSGQTGLPTEKRTDWAADREADRLGCRQRSGQTGLPTEKQIDFFPP; translated from the coding sequence ATGCcgacagagaagcagacagactGGGCTGCCGACAGAGAAGAGGACAGACTGGGATGCcgacagagaagcagacagactGGGCTGCCGACAGACAAGCGGACAGACTGGGCTGCCGACAGAGAAGCGGACAGACTGGGCTGCcgacagagaagcagacagactGGGCTGCCGACAGAGAAGAGGATCGACTGGGCTGCcgacagagaagcagacagactGGGCTGCCGACAGAGAAGCGGACAGACTGGGCTGCCGACAGAGAAGCGGACCGACTGGGCTGCCGACAGAGAAGCGGACAGACTGGGCTGCCGACAGAGAAGCGGACAGACTGGGCTGCCGACAGAGAAGCGGACAGACTGGGCTGCCGACAGAGAAGCGGACAGACTGGGCTGCCGACAGAGAAGCGGACAGACTGGGCTGCCGACAGAGAAGAGGACAGACTGGGCTGCCGACAGAGAAGCGGACAGACTGGGCTGCCGACAGAGAAGCGGACAGACTGGGCTGCCGACAGAGAAGCAGATAGACTTTTTTCCCCCCTGA